Below is a genomic region from Polypterus senegalus isolate Bchr_013 chromosome 13, ASM1683550v1, whole genome shotgun sequence.
CCAGAATTTTCTTAACTGGAGTCTCATCtttaaatgtaataaacacaAAGCCCCTTCTCTTATTTGATTTAGGGTCCATTGGAAGCTCAATTGACTCAATCTAtgcaaagaaagggaaaaaaataaaacaaactatttgtACCAGCTACCAAAATTACCATTTTTGgtcccaaaggaaaaaaaaaacaaacctctcCAAAGGTCCCAAAGTATTCCCTGATTTTCTCTTCTGTTGTTTCTGGATTTAAGCCtccaacaaatatttttttcacaggATCTTTTTTCATAGCCATAGCCTTCTTTGGGTCAATCTGCCGGCCGTCTAGTCGGTGCTCTTTCTGCTCAAGGACCTGCAATACAAAAGAAACACAGTCAAGATTGAGACATGAAGACTAATCAGACGTTGGGATccgagtataaaaaaaaaaaattaccttgtCTACACTGGCAGCATCCTTAAAAAGAATAAACCCAAACCCTCTTGATCTCCCCGTGTTGGGATCCATCTTGATAGTGCAATCCGTAACCTCGCCAAACTTGGAAAAGTAGTCCTTAAGATCTTTCTTGCTAGTGTCCCAACTTAGTCCaccaacaaacatttttctgttgaaATAAGAGACATGCCTTCAGAATTCAAAAGACTGGATGcttgacgcccaggaggacagaCCTGCAGCATCTTTCCAGAATGCTACTCAACATCCATcctcatagagagagagagaattaaaataaaagcagtgGCCTCAGCTCACAAAAGGCACCGCTTTTGTCTCAAGACCCGTAAATCAATCAGATCGCGGTGGGCCGCGATTGCTCCCCTTTTACCCCTCAATAGCACGCAAGCTCAACACGCAGATGTGCGGCTCTCCCCCGCCCATCCCCCCCTCAATTCAGCACATGGCGCCAACAAAGACGATCAGAACAAAGGAGGCAATGCAGCGCCTCTCTGTACGCGATTGCCCCTAAAGCTCCACTCGATCGGTCTTAAAAAGAAAATCGTCACAAAAAGAGCCGCGCATTTACCCCGCATCCTCTTCACTTTTGCTGGCGTTGATCTGATCGCCTTCTGTTGCGCCATTCTGCCCATCACCGCCAGCCCCTTCTCCCGCCGCGGTTTCTGACTGCTCCGCCGCTTCGGCTCCATTCAAGTCCTCTCCTTCGTGGCCGTTTTCAGAAGTCTCCATCAGTTGCTGCTCGGTGTCAGACATGGTAGATTGTGGCGTTTCAGATGTTAaatctacaaaagaaaaaaagacagggCTTCGTTAAGAATTGCCCACAGCAAGGCCGAGATCAGCGCTCATCATACACCCTTAACCCTTTCTAACAGCCAAATGTTTTAGAGGAAACCACTACGCGGACGTGTTCAAAAGTCTGTGCACCGAAACGATGCTGCTTGCACCCAGTTCAATTCGGGGCCTACGCTGAAAGAGTCCAGCATTTGCAAGGCCTAcgcgaagaagaaaaaaaaaatgcaacaaacgGAACGACAAAGCACGAAAGGCGGCGATTCCTTACATAACAGGCCTTGCGTATTCCAAAAAAAACTGCACAGGCCCAGCACGATAAATAATTACATAGACGGCCCTCGAGGTAGCGTTCACAACGAATTATAAATCTACAAACATTATTGAGACCACGCGCGGCGGTTAAACAGTCCCCCCGCAAAAACCAAAAAGAAGCGTCAACGCGGGTCTTACATTTCACACAATCGGAGCTTCCGACCGCTCGTCAAGATGGACTCTCCCTCGTATTGCCAACTCGTGGCTGATTTTATAGCACCGGATAAAATCGTCCGCTCAACAAAGACGATTCCGGTTCGTGGAAAGGAAGTGTCAATCACATTGATCGCCATTTGCTATTTGTCGTCGCCCTCTCCAAAGCCTGCCCATCGCTTTTTTTAAAACGCTAAGTGCGAAGAGATGGGccggatctaaaaaaaaaaaaatcattttcaaggAGAAAAAAATCGAAGTACAGTGGAGGAGGCTACATTATACAAAAAATTGCAGCTTTTAATTTCATGTAGGGATATTATCGGCATTACAGAGTCTAAAGTACGAGGAAATGTCAGGACAAACCAGATACACTGGCATGTTATTTTACAGACGCACAGCAATTCAACTGAACGCAGTAGGAACAAAGCGACGTTACACCGGATTTACATATTCACGAGATTTACCTAAAATTACCAAAGAAAAGAATCAGCCATCTCATCCACTTCTGTTCAGccgttaaataaaataaataaatgcccgGATAACCGATAACGTTTGTGCAATCGTGCGTTTCTATTTGCGTGAGGAAGGATATTGTTTATTGCTACATtgtgtgatatacagtatttcgATATTATATACTAAGGTTAATATTA
It encodes:
- the LOC120541927 gene encoding heterogeneous nuclear ribonucleoprotein A/B-like — encoded protein: MSDTEQQLMETSENGHEGEDLNGAEAAEQSETAAGEGAGGDGQNGATEGDQINASKSEEDAGKMFVGGLSWDTSKKDLKDYFSKFGEVTDCTIKMDPNTGRSRGFGFILFKDAASVDKVLEQKEHRLDGRQIDPKKAMAMKKDPVKKIFVGGLNPETTEEKIREYFGTFGEIESIELPMDPKSNKRRGFVFITFKDETPVKKILEKKYHNVSGSKCEIKIAQPKEVYQQQQFSSRGGGSFSGRGRGGRGGGSSSAQNQSWNQGYNNYWNQGYGSQGYGYGGQQSYGGYGGYGNYDYAGYYGYGQGGYDYNQGNTSYGKTPRRGGHQSSYKPY